The Natrinema salaciae genome includes a window with the following:
- the rqcH gene encoding ribosome rescue protein RqcH: MDPKRELTSVDLAALVGELGAYEGAKVDKAYLYGDDLVRLKMRDFDRGRMELILEVGEVKRAHTVAPERVPDAPGRPPQFAMMLRNRLSGADFAGVEQYEFDRILEFVFERDDGTTRIIVELFGQGNVAVTDGEYEVIDSLETVRLKSRTVVPGSRYEFPDTRTNPLTISREAFDHEMDDSDTDVVRTLATQLNFGGLYAEELCTRAGVEKGLDISDADETVYDRLYEAIERLAIDLRNGNFDPRLYLERDAEADDGDPDASDGRVVDVTPFPLEEREDEGLDGESYESFLSALDDYFFRLELAEEAEPDPTDQRPDFESEIAKHERIIEQQRGAIEGFEQEAESLREQAELLYAKYGLVDDILSTVRGARDEDRSWDEIRERFEEGADRGIDAAEAVVDVDGSEGTVTVEIDGDRIDLVARQGVEQNADRLYTEAKRVEEKKEGALAAIENTRADLADAKRRRDEWEADDSETADEAESDDGEEADRRDWLSEPSIPIRENEPWFDRFRWFHTSDDFLVIGGRNADQNEELVKKYLEPGDKVLHTQAHGGPVTVLKATDPSEASSSDIELPDSSIEEAAQFAVSYSSVWKDGRYAGDVYAVDSDQVSKTPESGEYLEKGGFAIRGDRTYYRDTAVGAAVGIQCEPYTRVIGGPPSAVDDRAVTAIELEPGQYAQADTAKRLYRRFRERFEDETFVRKIASPDRIQHFMPPGGSRITEK, encoded by the coding sequence ATGGATCCAAAGCGGGAGCTTACAAGTGTCGACCTCGCCGCCCTCGTCGGGGAACTCGGGGCCTACGAGGGAGCGAAGGTCGACAAAGCCTACCTCTACGGTGACGATCTCGTCCGGCTCAAGATGCGGGACTTCGACCGGGGCCGGATGGAACTGATTCTCGAGGTCGGCGAGGTCAAGCGAGCCCACACGGTCGCCCCCGAGCGCGTGCCCGACGCCCCCGGCCGGCCGCCGCAGTTCGCGATGATGCTGCGCAATCGGCTGTCGGGTGCCGACTTCGCCGGCGTCGAGCAGTACGAGTTCGACCGCATCCTCGAGTTCGTCTTCGAGCGCGACGACGGGACGACCCGGATCATCGTCGAACTGTTCGGGCAGGGGAACGTCGCGGTCACCGACGGCGAGTACGAGGTCATCGACTCGCTCGAGACCGTCCGGCTGAAGTCCCGGACCGTCGTCCCGGGCTCGCGCTACGAGTTCCCCGACACCCGGACGAACCCGCTGACGATCTCTCGCGAGGCGTTCGACCACGAGATGGACGACTCCGACACGGACGTCGTCCGAACGCTCGCGACGCAGCTCAACTTCGGGGGCCTCTACGCCGAGGAGCTGTGTACCCGCGCCGGCGTCGAGAAGGGACTGGACATCTCGGACGCCGACGAGACCGTCTACGACCGGCTCTACGAGGCGATCGAACGGCTCGCGATCGATCTCCGAAACGGGAACTTCGATCCGCGGCTCTACCTCGAGCGCGACGCCGAGGCGGACGATGGCGACCCCGACGCGAGCGACGGCCGCGTCGTCGACGTCACGCCGTTCCCGCTCGAGGAACGCGAGGACGAGGGTCTCGACGGGGAATCCTACGAGTCGTTCCTGTCCGCGCTGGACGACTACTTCTTCCGGCTCGAGCTCGCCGAGGAGGCGGAGCCGGACCCGACCGACCAGCGCCCGGACTTCGAGTCCGAGATCGCCAAACACGAGCGGATCATCGAGCAACAGCGGGGTGCGATCGAGGGGTTCGAGCAGGAGGCCGAGTCGCTGCGCGAGCAGGCCGAACTGCTCTACGCGAAGTACGGACTGGTCGACGACATCCTCTCGACGGTACGTGGGGCCCGCGACGAGGATCGCTCCTGGGACGAGATACGGGAGCGGTTCGAGGAGGGTGCCGACCGCGGCATCGACGCCGCCGAGGCGGTCGTCGACGTCGACGGCAGCGAGGGGACGGTCACCGTCGAGATCGACGGCGACCGGATCGACCTCGTCGCCCGGCAGGGCGTCGAACAGAACGCCGACCGGCTCTACACCGAAGCCAAGCGCGTCGAGGAGAAAAAAGAGGGCGCGCTGGCGGCGATCGAGAACACGCGAGCGGACTTAGCGGACGCCAAGCGCCGCCGCGACGAGTGGGAGGCCGACGACAGCGAGACCGCGGACGAAGCCGAGTCGGACGACGGCGAGGAGGCGGATCGCCGCGACTGGCTCTCGGAACCGTCCATCCCGATCCGGGAAAACGAACCCTGGTTCGATCGGTTTCGCTGGTTCCACACCAGCGACGACTTCCTCGTAATCGGCGGCCGCAACGCCGACCAGAACGAGGAACTCGTCAAGAAGTACCTAGAGCCCGGCGACAAAGTCCTCCACACGCAGGCCCACGGCGGCCCCGTCACCGTCCTGAAGGCGACCGATCCGAGCGAGGCCTCCTCGAGCGACATCGAACTACCGGACTCGAGCATCGAAGAGGCCGCCCAGTTCGCCGTCTCCTACTCGTCGGTCTGGAAGGACGGCCGCTACGCGGGCGACGTCTACGCCGTCGACTCGGACCAGGTCTCGAAGACGCCCGAGAGCGGCGAGTACCTCGAGAAGGGCGGGTTCGCGATCCGGGGCGACCGAACGTACTACCGGGATACGGCGGTCGGTGCGGCGGTCGGTATCCAGTGCGAACCGTACACGCGCGTCATCGGCGGCCCGCCGTCGGCCGTCGACGACCGGGCGGTGACCGCGATCGAACTCGAGCCCGGACAGTACGCCCAGGCGGACACGGCCAAGCGGCTCTATCGTCGCTTCCGGGAGCGGTTCGAGGACGAGACGTTCGTCCGCAAGATCGCCAGCCCCGACCGGATCCAGCACTTCATGCCGCCGGGCGGCAGCCGGATCACGGAGAAATAG